One window of the Corvus hawaiiensis isolate bCorHaw1 chromosome 30, bCorHaw1.pri.cur, whole genome shotgun sequence genome contains the following:
- the ZBTB14 gene encoding zinc finger and BTB domain-containing protein 14: protein MEFFISMSETIKYNDDDHKTVFLKTLNEQRLEGEFCDIAIVVEDVKFRAHRCVLAACSTYFKKLFKKLEVDSSSVIEIDFLRSDIFEEVLNYMYTAKISVKKEDVNLMMSSGQILGIRFLDKLCSQKRDVSSPEENTQSKSKYCLKMNRSMGEPSDTQDDEVEEIGDHDDSPSDVTVEGTPPSQEDGKSPTTTLRVQEAILKELGSEEVRKVNCYGQEVEPMETTESKDLGSQTPQALTFNDGISEVKDEQTPGWTTAAGDMKFEYLLYGHREHIVCQACGKTFSDEARLRKHEKLHTADRPFVCEMCTKGFTTQAHLKEHLKIHTGYKPYSCEVCGKSFIRAPDLKKHERVHSNERPFACHMCDKAFKHKSHLKDHERRHRGEKPFVCSSCTKAFAKASDLKRHENNMHSERKQVTAANSIQSETEQLQAAAMAAEAEQQLETIACS from the exons ATG GAGTTTTTCATCAGTATGTCTGAAACCATTAAATATAATGACGACGATCACAAAACTGTGTTCCTGAAAACATTGAATGAACAACGTTTGGAAGGAGAATTTTGTGACATCGCTATTGTGGTTGAAGATGTTAAGTTCAGAGCCCATAGGTGCGTGCTTGCTGCCTGCAGTACCTACTTcaaaaaacttttcaaaaaaCTTGAAGTTGATAGTTCATCAGTAATAGAAATAGATTTTCTTCGTTCTGATATTTTTGAGGAAGTTCTCAATTACATGTATACTGCAAagatttctgttaaaaaagagGATGTCAACCTGATGATGTCTTCAGGCCAGATCCTCGGTATTCGGTTTCTTGATAAACTCTGCTCTCAAAAACGTGATGTATCTAGTCCTGAAGAAAACACACAGTCCAAGAGCAAGTACTGTCTAAAAATGAACCGTTCTATGGGGGAACCCAGTGACACCCAAGATGATGAGGTGGAAGAGATTGGAGATCATGATGACAGTCCATCAGATGTGACAGTGGAAGGCACTCCCCCAAGTCAGGAAGATGGTAAGTCACCAACCACTACCCTGAGAGTGCAAGAGGCAATTCTGAAAGAGTTGGGAAGTGAAGAAGTTCGAAAAGTAAACTGCTATGGCCAAGAAGTAGAGCCTATGGAAACAACGGAATCTAAAGACTTAGGATCTCAGACTCCTCAGGCACTCACATTTAATGATGGCATAAGTGAAGTGAAAGATGAACAGACACCAGGCTGGACCACAGCAGCTGGGGATATGAAGTTTGAGTACTTGCTTTATGGTCACAGGGAACACATTGTATGTCAGGCTTGTGGCAAGACCTTTTCTGATGAAGCGCGTttgagaaaacatgaaaaactaCACACTGCAGACAGACCATTTGTTTGTGAAATGTGTACAAAGGGCTTTACCACGCAAGCTCATTTGAAAGAACACTTGAAAATACACACAGGTTACAAGCCTTACAGTTGTGAGGTGTGTGGGAAGTCTTTTATTCGTGCACCAGATCTAAAAAAGCATGAAAGAGTTCACAGTAATGAGAGGCCATTTGCATGCCACATGTGTGATAAAGCTTTCAAGCACAAGTCCCACCTCAAAGACCATGAAAGAAGGCACCGAGGAGAGAAACCTTTTGTCTGCAGTTCCTGCACTAAAGCATTTGCTAAGGCATCTGACCTAAAAAGGCATGAGAACAATATGCACAGTGAAAGAAAGCAAGTTACAGCAGCCAATTCCATCCAGAGTGAAACAGAACAGTTGCAGGCAGCAGCCATGGCTGCTGAAGCAGAGCAGCAATTAGAAACTATAGCCTGTAGTTAA
- the AKAIN1 gene encoding A-kinase anchor protein inhibitor 1, with amino-acid sequence CVRAGAPAPSPPRRIVEGGTAAASAAVRGRALSVVLIPAGWELSVVLSPAGRALSVVLIPAGRELSEVLIPAGPGTLRGAEPCRPGGTMVFAPGEKPGMEQDEVKLQIASKQIVQTAILRAVQQVSQESQQKEKRTNTSASLQLERGKLTKKHEKK; translated from the exons tgtgtccgtgCGGGcgccccggccccctccccgccccgccgcatTGTGGAGGGAGGGACCGCGGCCGCCTCCGCCGccgtgcggggccgggcgctgTCCGTGGTGCTGATCCCCGCGGGGTGGGAGCTGTCCGTGGTGCTGAGCCCGGCGGGACGGGCGCTGTCCGTGGTGCTGATCCCCGCGGGGAGGGAGCTGTCCGAGGTGCTGATCCCCGCAGGACCAGGAACTCTCCGAGGTGCTGAGCCGTGCCGCCCGGGCGGCACCATGGTGTTCGCTCCAG GTGAGAAGCCAGGGATGGAGCAAGATGAAGTTAAGCTGCAGATTGCCAGCAAGCAGATTGTGCAGACTGCTATCCTCCGAGCAGTGCAACAAGTTTCCCAGGAGAGCCAGCAAAAGGAGAAACGAACAAACACCAGTGCAAGCCTCCAACTAGAAAGAGGAAAACTAACCAAGAAGCACGAAAAGAAGTAA